TGCTGGAGCTAAAGCAGTGTCGTGGTAGTTACCAGGTAGAAAGCTATGCCATTAAAACACTGCGCGAAAGTACGCTAATTGAACGTCGTATTCGTGACATTAATGACGTTATCAGTACGTTGAAACGCGCTTTAGACCATGCGCAGCCCTCTACACGTAAAGCCGCCGTCGCCATCCCTGCGAGTGCGGCCATCACTAAAACGCTGAGCTTTTCTATCGAACTGCGTGAAGACGAGATAGAAGAGCGCATTATGGCCGAATCCGACCGCCATATTGCTTTTCCGTTCAATGACGTTGCTTTCGATTTTAAATGCTTGGGCCCAGCGCCGTTTGATAAAGGGCAGCAGCAGGTAGATCTGGTGGCCTGTCGCCAGCGCGACGTTATCCAACTTTCTGAAACGTTAGAGCTCGCAGGTCTTGAGCCTGCGGTCGTGGATGTTGAGACCTTTGCGCTGGCGCGCTCGCTGGGTGAATTACACGGCCAAACGCCCGCCGGTGATGCGGCTGTTGGCGCGGATACGGCCTGTGTTGGCGTCGTCGATATTGATACTGCAACGCATGGTTTATACGTCTTTCATGGCCAGCATATGGTCTATAGCCGCAGCGCGGCGTTTGACGATAGGTCGCTAACCACCTCTTTACTCGACGCCGTTGCTCAGCAGGCTATACGCGCCTTACAGCGTTATCACACCAAGGCGTACCAGCAGGTAATACAGCATATCGTATTGGCCGGTGTATCAAGCGTGATGCCTGGCCTAGCCGAGCGTATTGCTAACGATAGCGGCACGCCGGTGAGCATCGCTAACCCCTTTCAGCACATGCAGGTCAATAAACGTTTAAACCTTCAAGGGCTGATGGATGATGCGCCGACGATGTTAACCGCCGCTGGCTTAGCGATGAGGGTGAATCAATGAGGGTCTGCCGGTGAATATGAGCATTAATCTGCTGCCTTGGCGGCAGGCACAGCGAGAGCGGCGAACGCGACACTACTATGTCGCTGTGGCGATCATGCTGCTACTGGGCGTAATGATTGGGGTGCTTATCTCTCACTTTTATCAGCTTAAGCTGGCCGTTCAGCAGCAGCGCAACGCGCTTATTAGCAGCCATATTGAGCGCCTGCATGCGGATATTGACAGCGTGTCGCGCGTAGAGCGCGATGCAGCGCGGTTAAATGAGCAAATAGGCGTGTTTCAGGCGATGCAGTCTAGGCGTACCGATACCGTACACCTGGTTAATAACGTGGCGAATAGCGTCGTTAATGGCGTGGTCTATCAGCGGCTATCGAGAAGCGATAATAGCGTCAGCGTGACGGCGGCTGCGGACAGCGCTCGGCAGGTGTCCGAGCAGCTTCGTCGTATTGCCGCGCTACCGGGCTTGGGAGTGCCGGTGCTCTCTGCGCTGGAAAGTGAGCAGGACGGCGCGGGCCGCGTGTTTCATTTCGACGTTGAGCAGGCAGCGCTATGAGTTTTCAGCGCGACTCCTGGGCCATGGAATGGCAGCGCTTGCGCGAGGTTGACTGGCGAGGGTTAGACGTTAAAGAAGCCGGTAGCTGGCCGTGGCTATTAAAGGTTATGAGCTGCGGTTTAACGCTGCTGGCGACGCTGGGCGTGATGCTATGGTTGACGGTCGGTGAGCAGCGCGATGCCTTCATGGCCGCGCAGCGCCAGGAAGTCAGGCTGCTAAGTGAATATCGCAGCCGAGTCTCTGAAGCCGCTTTCTTGCCGGAACGGCGTGATCAATTGGCAGCCTTAAAAGCGCAGGTGGCGCGCTTTCATACGATGCTGCCCAGCGATGCGGAAATCCCCTCGCTGCTTGATAGTATCAGTGATGCCGCGGCTGATAACCGCCTGATGATCGACACGATTTGGCTGCGCCCTTCGCTGGAGAAGCCGCACTATATAGAGCAGCCGCTGGATATTCAGGTGCGCGGCGGCTATCACCAGTTGGCGCGTTTTATCGCCGATATCGCATCGCTGCCGCGCATGGTGACCCAGCATGATTTTACCTTAGCGCCCGTTGAGGGGCACGGCGACATGCTGCAGCTGTCGCTTCTTGCCCGCACCTATCGCTATGCCGAAGACAGTGATCTGCCGCTGGATGAGGAGGCAGAAGTGCTATGACGCCAAGCCAACAGCGACTCTTGAAGCGTGCTGCGCCGCTGGTGATGCTGGGCTCTGTGGTCTTGTTGTCTGGCTGTGCGGAGCCTGATTTAGACCCGCTGGCGCAGACGCTGGCTGATATTCGGCAGTCGCCGTTAGGCGAGCCGCCATCAATAAGCGTGTTAGCGCCAGAAAGCGCCTCGTTAGACTACTTGTATAGCGATCAGCGCAGCCCTTTTTTGGCGCCACAAGCGATAGCTGAGAGTGGCAATCAGCGCAACGACCGCGTGCCAGCGCCGAACTCGCAGCGCGCCTCTGAGCCATTAGAGCAATTCTCTCTGCAAGAGCTGCAGCTGGTGGGCACGATGACAATGGCAGGGCGCCGAGTGGCGTTAATTGCATCGCCCGATGGCGCCGTGACCAGTGTCAGAAAAGGTGACTACATGGGCACTAACAATGGGCGGATTGCGCAAATAGACGCGCAGGCAATTCATCTCACCGAACACGTACTTACTCAACGCGAAGGTTGGCAGGAGCGACAGGTATCGCTCGTCATTAACGAAGACGACTCCTAACTGGATAATAGCTTATGACAGTGACCGCTTGGCAACGAAGATTCTTTTCGGAGGTAGCCGCACGCTTGCCTTCGCTATTGGCGTCATTATGTATAGCAATGGGCGCATCAGTATCAATGGCGTTGCCTTCATGGGCCGCTGCGTCAGTGCTGACCGACATCGACGTGCTGCCTGCGCAAAGCGGTGGGATTGACGTTGATCTTTATTTCTCCGGCGGCGTGCCCGAGCTGCGCAGCTATCGATTAACGGCCCCGCCACGCGTCACGCTTGATTTGGCTGCGACGCAAAATGGAACCCCCCATCGGCGTGTGGACGTGAATCGCGGGGGCATCGAGCAGATTACTGCTCTGGAGGGTAATGGCCGAACGCGCCTAGTTGTTAATCTTCGCGAAGCGCAGAGCTTTACTTCTAGCGTGCTGGAAGATCGTTTGCGTATTCGCTTTGAGGCTGACCCTCATGGCGCTAATAACGCCGCTGCAACGGCGCTTGAAATCGACGAGGGGCCGCATATAGAAAACATTGATTTTCGACGCGGTCAGGACGGTGCCGGGCGACTCATCGTTACCTTTGACCGTGAAAGTGTGGACGCAAACGTGCGTGAAAGCAGCGAAGAGAGCGTGATCGTCGAGTTGCCCGGCGTATCCCTGCCTGACGCACTGAATCATATCTACGATGTTACTGATTTTGCCACTCCCATCACGCGCATTACGCCTCGATTAGGGCCACGGAGTACGCAGCTCGCGATCGCAACGCAGGGGGCTTTTGCGATGATCTCCTCGCAAAATGGTCGCACGTTGACGGTCGATGTTCAGCCCGCTGCCCAGGCACCGTCTTCTTCTCAAGCGCCGGGGGGTAGCTTTCACGGTGAGCCGCTGAGCCTTAATTTTCAGGATGTTGATGTGCGCTCAGTGTTAGCGACGCTGGCCCAGTTTACCGGCCAGAACCTGGTCGCCAGTGATAGCGTGACCGGGCGCGTGACGCTTAATTTAAATGATGTGCCTTGGGATCAGGCGCTGGCGCTGATTTTACAAACCCAAGGGCTGTCGAGTCGTGAGCAGGGCAATGTGATATGGGTGGCGCCCACTCATGAATTGGCTGATTTAGAGCGCCAGGCGCTGGAAGCTCGCCATCAGCGTGAAACGCTGTTGCCGCTGGTGACCGAGTTTATCGAAATCAAATATGCGCGGGCCGATGATTTGGCTCAGCTGTTAAGCGGAGGCGAAAGCGAGGGCTTTGGGCTGCTAACGGAGCGTGGCCGGGTGAGCGTCGATCATCGAACCAATACGCTGCTAGTGCAGGATACCGCCGCGCAGGTGCGCGATATTGCCCGCACGATTGATCGTTTGGACGTCGCCGTTCGCCAGGTGCAGATAGAAGCGCGCATTGTCATCGCGCGGGACACCGCGTCCCGCGAACTCGGGATTAACTGGGGCATGTCGAGTACGCGAGGTTTTCAACAAGGCGATGATGGCGCGTTTACGCGACGAAATATTAACCCCAATAACATTAACCGAGCACAGGGAGGCCTGGCCGTTGACTTAGGGGCGGCATCGGGGCGGGGCACCGGCTTTAGCTTTGGCTATTTATCGGGCGATATTTTGTTGGATCTGGAGCTGCGCGCCCTGGAAAGTGAAGGTAAAAGCCAGACCATTTCTCAGCCTAGAATTATTACTGCCAATCAGCGCACGGCCAGAATAAGCCAGGGCGAGGAGCGCGCTTTTCAAAGCGTGGATGGCAATGACAATCCGGACACTGAGTTCAAAGAAGCCGAGCTTTCACTGGAGGTCACGCCGCAAATCACGCCGGATAATCGCATTATTATGGATCTGGTGATCAAAAATGATAGCTTTCGTGAATCAGAGTTCGGCGGTGAGCCGCCGATTGATACCAATCAAATTGAAACCCAAGTATTGGTAGATAACGGCCAAACGGTGGTATTAGGCGGTATTTTAACGACAGAAGAACTTCGTCAAATCGCCAAAACACCGCTCTTGGGCGATATTCCTTTGCTGGGTAGACTGTTTCGCTATACCGCAGAGAGCAA
This DNA window, taken from Vreelandella profundi, encodes the following:
- a CDS encoding PilN domain-containing protein gives rise to the protein MSINLLPWRQAQRERRTRHYYVAVAIMLLLGVMIGVLISHFYQLKLAVQQQRNALISSHIERLHADIDSVSRVERDAARLNEQIGVFQAMQSRRTDTVHLVNNVANSVVNGVVYQRLSRSDNSVSVTAAADSARQVSEQLRRIAALPGLGVPVLSALESEQDGAGRVFHFDVEQAAL
- the pilQ gene encoding type IV pilus secretin PilQ, coding for MALPSWAAASVLTDIDVLPAQSGGIDVDLYFSGGVPELRSYRLTAPPRVTLDLAATQNGTPHRRVDVNRGGIEQITALEGNGRTRLVVNLREAQSFTSSVLEDRLRIRFEADPHGANNAAATALEIDEGPHIENIDFRRGQDGAGRLIVTFDRESVDANVRESSEESVIVELPGVSLPDALNHIYDVTDFATPITRITPRLGPRSTQLAIATQGAFAMISSQNGRTLTVDVQPAAQAPSSSQAPGGSFHGEPLSLNFQDVDVRSVLATLAQFTGQNLVASDSVTGRVTLNLNDVPWDQALALILQTQGLSSREQGNVIWVAPTHELADLERQALEARHQRETLLPLVTEFIEIKYARADDLAQLLSGGESEGFGLLTERGRVSVDHRTNTLLVQDTAAQVRDIARTIDRLDVAVRQVQIEARIVIARDTASRELGINWGMSSTRGFQQGDDGAFTRRNINPNNINRAQGGLAVDLGAASGRGTGFSFGYLSGDILLDLELRALESEGKSQTISQPRIITANQRTARISQGEERAFQSVDGNDNPDTEFKEAELSLEVTPQITPDNRIIMDLVIKNDSFRESEFGGEPPIDTNQIETQVLVDNGQTVVLGGILTTEELRQIAKTPLLGDIPLLGRLFRYTAESNEKVELLVFITPRLLDDGLTVR
- a CDS encoding type 4a pilus biogenesis protein PilO, whose product is MSFQRDSWAMEWQRLREVDWRGLDVKEAGSWPWLLKVMSCGLTLLATLGVMLWLTVGEQRDAFMAAQRQEVRLLSEYRSRVSEAAFLPERRDQLAALKAQVARFHTMLPSDAEIPSLLDSISDAAADNRLMIDTIWLRPSLEKPHYIEQPLDIQVRGGYHQLARFIADIASLPRMVTQHDFTLAPVEGHGDMLQLSLLARTYRYAEDSDLPLDEEAEVL
- the pilM gene encoding type IV pilus biogenesis protein PilM, translated to MSLMKSDKGLIGIDITSANIKLLELKQCRGSYQVESYAIKTLRESTLIERRIRDINDVISTLKRALDHAQPSTRKAAVAIPASAAITKTLSFSIELREDEIEERIMAESDRHIAFPFNDVAFDFKCLGPAPFDKGQQQVDLVACRQRDVIQLSETLELAGLEPAVVDVETFALARSLGELHGQTPAGDAAVGADTACVGVVDIDTATHGLYVFHGQHMVYSRSAAFDDRSLTTSLLDAVAQQAIRALQRYHTKAYQQVIQHIVLAGVSSVMPGLAERIANDSGTPVSIANPFQHMQVNKRLNLQGLMDDAPTMLTAAGLAMRVNQ
- a CDS encoding pilus assembly protein PilP, which translates into the protein MTPSQQRLLKRAAPLVMLGSVVLLSGCAEPDLDPLAQTLADIRQSPLGEPPSISVLAPESASLDYLYSDQRSPFLAPQAIAESGNQRNDRVPAPNSQRASEPLEQFSLQELQLVGTMTMAGRRVALIASPDGAVTSVRKGDYMGTNNGRIAQIDAQAIHLTEHVLTQREGWQERQVSLVINEDDS